The following proteins are co-located in the Apium graveolens cultivar Ventura chromosome 5, ASM990537v1, whole genome shotgun sequence genome:
- the LOC141661643 gene encoding adenylate isopentenyltransferase yields MDSTSTRPHLSKAVVIMGPTGSGKSKLSVHLASTFFKCSEIINSDKIQLYKGLDITTNKITLHEQHGVTHHLLGAIDSSYLVSPFEFRSLASSYVSDIISRRKLPFIVGGSNSLIYALLTKKFNPKTDVFNGSKPDPVSSELRYNCCFLYIDVSLPVLNQYLSKRVDEMLDSGMLEELQEFYDSGKCNSVNPNGLGQAIGIPELDNYLRRTKNTNSEDDVAKKMYEEAVKAIKDNTCELAKRQVNKIQRLRDGGWELHRIDGTEALRAALGWSKVRVEDVWEKQVVETSVKIVKQFLQE; encoded by the coding sequence ATGGACTCCACCTCAACTCGCCCCCACCTCAGCAAAGCCGTCGTCATCATGGGCCCTACTGGCTCCGGAAAATCCAAACTCTCCGTTCACCTAGCCTCTACTTTTTTCAAGTGTTCCGAGATTATTAACTCCGACAAAATACAACTTTATAAAGGCCTCGATATCACAACCAACAAAATCACGTTGCATGAACAACACGGCGTCACTCATCATCTGCTTGGTGCCATTGACTCCTCCTACTTGGTCTCCCCCTTCGAGTTTCGATCACTCGCTTCTTCTTACGTTTCCGACATCATTTCTCGTCGAAAACTTCCATTTATAGTCGGTGGTTCAAATTCTCTCATCTATGCTCTCCTTACCAAAAAATTCAACCCGAAGACCGATGTCTTTAACGGGTCAAAACCCGACCCGGTGTCTTCGGAGCTTCGTTACAACTGTTGCTTTCTATATATAGACGTGTCATTGCCTGTTTTGAACCAGTACTTATCGAAACGAGTCGATGAAATGCTCGACTCGGGAATGTTGGAGGAGTTACAAGAGTTTTACGATTCGGGTAAGTGTAACTCGGTGAACCCTAACGGGTTAGGTCAGGCAATAGGTATACCCGAGTTAGATAATTATTTAAGACGTACAAAAAACACAAACTCCGAGGATGACGTGGCAAAGAAAATGTACGAAGAGGCTGTGAAAGCTATCAAAGATAACACGTGTGAGCTAGCGAAGAGACAAGTGAATAAGATCCAACGGTTGAGAGATGGGGGATGGGAGCTACATAGAATTGACGGCACGGAGGCATTGAGGGCGGCGCTAGGGTGGAGCAAGGTGAGGGTGGAAGATGTATGGGAGAAACAAGTGGTGGAAACAAGCGTGAAAATTGTGAAACAGTTCTTGCAAGAGTAG